The Marinobacter bohaiensis genome segment GTAGCCGCCGTCCACTTTCTTGGCGCGGGTTTCCATGCTGCCGGGGTCGGAACCGTGGTTGGGTTCGGTCAGGCCGAAACAGCCGATCCATTCGCCGCTGGCCAGCTTGGGCAGGTATTTCTGCTTCTGCTCTTCCGAGCCGAACTCGTTGATCGGCACCATCACCAGGGACGACTGCACGCTCATCATGGAACGATACCCGGAATCCACACGCTCCACTTCGCGGGCAATCAGGCCGTAGGACACGTAGTTGAGGCCGGCACCGCCGTACTGTTCGGGAATGGTGGCGCCCAGCAGGCCCAGTTCGCCCATTTCCCGGAAGATCTCGGGGTCGGTCTTCTCGTGGCGGAAGGCTTCCAGGACGCGGGTGGCCAGTTTGTCCTGGGCGTAGTTGTGGGCGGTATCCCGCACCATGCGTTCTTCTTCCTCAAGCTGATCGTCCAGCAGCAGGGGACTGTACCAGTCAAACTCGGCGTTGGGGCGGCTCATTATTCGGTAACCTCACATTTAGAGTTGTTGGAGATGTATCTCGCAGTGCGGGAGCGCGCTTTATTATTGGTTCAGGGAATAGTAGTGAATCGACGAGGATTGACTCAAACGATAATATTTCATTTCATTGTGCAAAAAACTCATTTCATAAATTCAGGTTGCAGAGCGTGTATCGCTCGCCGGGAGCCATATCATGCGCCGTAAGGTGCCCAGTACGACGGTCCTGATGGGGTTCGAAGCCGCGGCGCGTCACGTCAGCTTCACCGAAGCGGCGCAGGAGCTGTCGCTGACCCAGAGCGCCATCTGCCGCCAGATCGCCTCGCTCGAGGAGTTCCTCGGCGTCAAGCTGTTCCGCCGTGGCCGCCAGGGCGTGCGGTTGACGGACGCCGGTTACAATTATCATCGCCTGGTTGCCCAGCGGCTCAATGAGATCGAGCGCGACACGCTCTCCGTCATGGGGAATCACGGCACTGAAAACGCCCTTGAGCTGGCGGTGGTGCCGACGTTCGGCACTCGCTGGTTGATCCCGAGGCTGCGCCGATTCAAAACGCTTTACCCCAACATCACTGTCAACATGACCAACAAAACCCGGCCCTTCCTGTTTTCGGATACACCATTCGATGCAGCCATCTATTTTGGCGATGGCAACTGGTCGGGGACGCGGACGACCCTATTCATGCACGAGCGGCCTGTTCCGGTTTGCAGCCCCGATCTGATCGCCCCCAAGAAGGCGCTAGCCTATGATGAGATCCTGAGTTACCCCTTGTTGCAGCAAACCACGCGACCGTATGCGTGGCGGGAGTGGTTCCGTTCGCTCGACATGCGTGTGGAACGGGATATGTCCGGCCAACGCTACGAGTTGTTCACAATGCTGGCCGAGGCGGCTTCTCATGGTATGGGGATCGCGCTGATCCCGCCGTTCCTGATCGAACGGGAACTGGCCTCCGGGCAATTGGTTGTTCCGGTGTCGCACAGTTTCCAGAGCCGGGGCGGTTACTATTTCGCGTTGCCCGACCACCGCAAGGACGACGAAATCGTTAATCTTTTCAGAGAGTGGGTCCTGAGCGAAGGAGAGCTCGAGAACCTGGCCTGATCGCAGTCTCGTTCGAGAGCGCATTATGAAAATAGATTTCTTCATTACCCTGCAGAAAGTGATCGAAACCGGCAGTTTTGCCATGGCGGCCAGGGAAGTCCATGTGACACCGAGCGCCGTGAGTATGCAGATCAAGTCGCTGGAAAAGTACTTTGGTCAGGCGCTGTTTCACCGTACCGGCCAGAACGTCCAGCCGACCCTGTTCGCGCTTGAGCTGAGTACCAACATGGCGCCTGTGGTCAAGTATCTGGTCAACCTCAAGAACGGTAACGCCAGCTTTCTGGAGGGGAGTATCAAGCTGGGCATTGTGGGGCTGATGCAACCGATCGTTCTTCCGGGGCTGTTCATGAAATTACGTGAGCGGGGTCATAAAATCACGATCAACTGCATACCGGGACGTTCCCAGAAGCTGATCGAGTCGGTGAAAACGGGCGAGCTGGACGGTGCGGTTGTGGCTGAGCCGGAAATGGCCCGGCGAAAGCAGCTCGAGTGGAATTTGATCCGTGACGAACCCTTCTATCTGATTACGCCTGAAGCGGTAATCTACGACGGGGATCCGTCGACTCTGGCGGAACTCCCCTGGGTTGGTTATGATCGTGCTTCCATGCTGGGCAAGCTTTCCCGCAAGATCGCCGACGAATATTTCCAGGCTCCGGCTCCGGCGATTGAGTTGCAGTCACTCCAGGCAGTAACCGCCATGGTGTCCTCAGGATTCGGCGCCGCGGTGGTTATCGTCCCCGACGGTGATATGGACGCTTTGGCGGGGGTTAACGTTTTTCCGCTGGATGACGCCGCACCGACCATTCGTTTCTCTCTGGTCACGAGAAAGGTCGAAAGTCGCAATGTGATGCTTGAGGAGGTGCGCCGGTGCATTCTACCGGCGACGAAGTAGGGCACTACGTTTCCTCAAACCGCCCATGCCGGCCGGCACCTCCGGCAAAGCGCTCGGCGCCGGCCAGGGCTTCCTCGAAAACCACCGGGTAGCCGCCGGCACCTTCCAGTTGCAGGGCTTCGGCCAGGGACAGGTCCCACTGCGCGCAGGCGGACGCGCGATCCACGTTGAGGCAGCGCTGGGGAAAACGGGCGATGTCGCGGGCCAGCGTTTCGGCGGCTTCCCGACTCGTGCCGTCGGCCACCACCCGGTTGGCCAGCCCCATCTGCTGCGCTTCGTCCGCGTCCACCGGACGACCGGTCAGGATCATGTCCATGGCCCGGGAATGGCCGATCAGTCGGGGCAGGCGCACCGTGCCACCGTCGATCAGTGGCACACCCCAGCGCCGGCAGAATACGCCGAACACGGCCGAACGCTCCGCCACCCGCAGGTCGCACATCAACGCCAGTTCCAGACCGCCCGCCACGGCGTGACCACTCACCGCCGCAATGACCGGTTTGGAGAAACGCATGCGGGTCGGCCCCATGGGGCCCGGGCCAGTGCCTTCCGGCTCGATCTCGTTCCGCCTTTGCGGGTCGCCCATGGCCGCCAGATCCGCGCCCGCGCAGAAAGTGCCGCCGGCGCCCCAGAGCACCGCGACGTGCCAGGCGTCGTTGGCTTCGAACGACTCGAACGCTTGGCGCAGTTGGTTGGCGGTGGGGCCGTCCACCGCGTTCCGGCATTCAGGGCGATGGAGGACGATGGTGCAGACCGGGCCCTGGCCCTCAATGGTCACGGCGTTGCTGTTCACGGGTGGTTTCCTCTTGTTGTCGTTGTCGTTGTTGGAAATGTGGGAATGTCAAAAGGATAGCGCTTGGTGGCCCGTCCGCGAGAGCCCGTATTGCCGACACAGGATCCGGTCGTTAGTATGCGTTCAATCTATGAATCGTATACGGAGCGTATCAGTGGGTATCGTCAAGATCTCGGAACAGATGCATGAGAACCTGCGGGTCGCCAGCGGGGCCCTGTGTCGGTCCATCAACGCCCAGGCCGAGCACTGGATGCGGGTGGGCATGCTGGCGGAGCTCTATCCGGAGCTGACCCATCACGACATCAGCCGGATGCTGGTGCGGGCCGAGCGTGCGGGCGGGCTGGATATGGCGTCGCTGCTGGGTTCCGATACCGATTCATCCCAGCCGGAACCCATTGCGGCCGCAGGAGGCCAGTCATGACGTCGAACATCAAGATCCACTCGCCGGAAGACATCGAGAAGTCCCGGGCCGCCGCGCAACTGGCTGCGGAGGTCCTGGCCATGATCACGCCTTACGTGCAGCCGGGGGTGACCACCGACGAGCTGGATCGCATCTGCCACGATCACATCGTCAACGTACAGAAAGCCATCCCCGGCAACATCGGGTACCACGGCTTTCCCAAGACCGTCTGCGCCTCCGTTAACCATGTGGTGTGCCACGGCATTCCGTCGGATAAGCGCCTGAAGAAAGGCGACATCGTCAACATCGACATCGCGGTAGTGAAGGACGGCTGGTACGGCGACACCAGTCGCATGTATTTCGTCGGCGAGCCCAAGCCCCATGTACGGCGCCTGGTGGATGTTACCTACGAGGCCATGTGCGCGGGCATCCGCACCGTGCGCCCGGGCGCGACCCTGGGGGACATCGGTCACGCCATCCAGACGGTGGCGGAAGACGCCGGTTTCAGCATCGTGCGCGAGTACTGCGGCCACGGCGTGGGGCAGGTGTATCACGACGAGCCGCAGATCCTGCACTACGGCACCCCGGGCAAGGGCCTGGCGCTGAAGCCGGGGATGATCTTTACCATCGAACCCATGGTCAACCTGGGCCGTCGCCATGTGCGCACCCTGCGCGACGACTGGACCGTAGTCACCCGCGACCGCTCCCTGTCGGCCCAGTGGGAACACATGGTGGCGGTGACCGAGACCGGTTTCGACGTGCTGTCCCAGTGGCCGGACAACCCGGACCAGAGCCTGATCGCGGCCTGAAGCAGGCGCTGGCAACAAGAAGGCAGGAATGGGCAAGTTGCCCACCTTGATCCTGCCGGGCCGCGTCGCCAAGTCTGTGGCATCGACCGGATGGTTCGGTCGCACACGGCGAAGGAGGATTGCGAATCATGAAGAGCATGGTATTGAACGCCCCGGGCGGGCTGGATCGTATTGAACTGGCTGAATCCAACGATCCCGGCACACCAGGCCCGGGCGAGATCCGCGTCGCCATCAAGGCCAGCTCGCTCAACTTCCACGACCTGCTGGTGGCCCAGGGGAACATTCCCGCCGACGACAGGCGCGTGCTGATGTCCGACGGAGCAGGCGTGGTGGAAGACGTGGGTGAGGGCGTGACGGAATTCCGCGTGGGGGATCATGTCGTGTCCGGCTTCTTCCCACAATGGCCGGACGGCGCTCCCAATCCGCAGGTGGGTAACTTTGCCGGTACGCCGGGCGACGGGATCGACGGCTTTGCCTCCACCCACGTGGTGCGTGCGGCCACCGCGTTCACCCATGCGCCCGAGGGCTGGAGCCACGCTGAAGCCGCCACCATCACCACCGCGGGCCTGACGGCCTGGCGCGCCCTGGTGGTGGACGGCCAGCTCAAGGCCGGCGACACGGTGCTGACGCTGGGGACCGGCGGCGTGTCGATTGCCGCGTTGCAGATCGCCAAGGCGATGGGCGCCCGGGTGATCAGCACGTCGTCGTCCGATGACAAGCTGGCGCGCGTTCGCGAACTGGGTGCCGACGAGGTGATCAACTACCGCGACGAGCCCGAGTGGGGCCGGAAAGTCCTGGAGCTGACCTGTGGCCGCGGCGTGGATCACATCGTCGAAGTGGGCGGCCCCGGCACGCTGGCGCAGTCCTTCCAGGCGATTCGAGTGGGCGGTCACATCTCCCTGATAGGCGTCCTCACCGGTCGCCAGGGCGATATCCCCACCGGCCTGCTGATGGCCAAGCAGGCGCGCCTGCAGGGGCTGATCGTCGGCAGTCGGCGTGATCAGCAGGACTACGTGACGGCGCTCAACCAGACCGGCATCCGCCCGGTCATCGACCGGACCTTCCCGTTCGCGGAGCTGGCGGACGCCTTCCGTCACCAGGAAAGCGGCAGCCACTTCGGCAAGATTGCCGTCGAGTGGTAAGCCGGCTGGCGCCCCGTCCGGGGCGCCAGCCTCGAACCGGGTTTCGCACCGCCCTGTCCCGATGCCCTCCGGGTGATCGTCTGCGATAGTCGCCCAATCACGTAGATACACGAACGATCCGGCCCACTACAATGGCGTACTGCCATTCGCGCCCTCATCAGTAGTGTTCTACTGACAGGAGGCGCCAGTCACCCGCGCAAGGACCCCATTATCGATGACGACGGAAGCCACCCCCGCCCCGGACCACCCGGTTGCCCCGAACGCGTTGCGAAATCTGGTCGTGGTGAGCCTGTGCCTGACCGCAGCGATCCTGGCCAACACCATGCTGGTGCTGGCCGTGCCGTTCAAGGCGATCGAGCTGGGTGTGGGGCCGTCGCTGGTGGGGGTGATCATTTCCGCGCCGTATGTGCTGCCCATGCTGCTGGCCATCCCGATGGGCGGTCTGGTGTCGCGGATCGGCTGCCAGAAGATGATCATCGCCGGGGCGCTGGGCATGGCGGCGGGCCCGGGCGTTACGCTGCTGCTGCCGTCGGTGCCGAGTCTGTTCGCTACCCAGGCCATTGTTGGTCTGGCCAACATGGTACTGATCATCTCGGCGCAGACCGTGGTTTCCAGCCTGGCCAGCGGCAAGCGGCTGGAACAGTTCTTTGGCTGGTACACCACCTGCCTGTCCGGCGGGCAACTGCTGGGGCCGATCCTGTCCGGGTTCCTGATCGATCATTTCTCGGTGAACGCGTCCCTGACGGCCATCGTGTTCGTGCCCCTGATCTCCGCCGTCGGCGCGCTGTTCTTTTCCCGGGAGGTCCGCCGCAGCGGCAAGGCGGCGCGGTCGAAAGCCCGCTATCGCGACCAGTGGCGCCTGTTGCGCAGCAACCCCGGCATGCAGACGTCCATCATGCTGACCGTCACGGCGCTGTTTGTCCTGAGCATCCACTCCAGCTTCCTGCCGGTGTACCTGGAGTCCCTGTCCCTGGCGGCCAGCTCCATCGGCCTGCTGCTGAGCATCCGAGCGATTTCCTCCATGGCGGTGAGGCTGGCCATGTCCCGCATCATCGACCTGTGCGGCGGCCGCAATCGCGCCATTCTGATCTGCATCGTGCTCATCACCGGCTCGCTGACCGTGACCGGCCTGGCGGGCGAGCACTACGCGCTGCTGGTGGTGCTGGCCATGATCATCGGGGTTGCCGGCGGTATCTCTCAGCCGCTGTCCATGGTCATCCTCTCGGAAAGCGTCCAGCCCGAACAGCGCCCTGCTTCCATGGCCACCCGCCTGATGGGCAACCGCGGCGCCCAGATGCTGGGGCCGGTGCTGATCGGCTTCCTGGCGGACGTAGCGAACTTCACCGTGGCGTTTGCGGCGGTGGGGAGCGTGTTGCTGGTGGTGTTTATGGTTTGGGTGGTGCGGTCTGGGGTGTTTTCGCAGCGTGCGGCCGCACAATAATCTTCTCTAAAAAATCCAACTAGCGGCCAACTCTTCGGATATTCCGGAAGGTTGGCGTCTCAATTGAGTTGGTGGCTAATGGGCTGCTCCAGCGGGTGATTGCTCCAGGCTATTTTGTTCACTTTTTGTGGTTGTTCATTATTAATGAACAGTGCTATTTTGTGAACATTGATGACCGGGGGATGCTCATGGATAACTCAAAAATGGACGTTGAGTTGCTCAATCAGGCGCTCGAAGCATTTGAAAATGAGACAGGGCACGAGCTCAGGTTTCTCTCAAAGAATGCGAGGCCTTCAGTTGATGCCACTCTGGTCCTCGAACCTCAGGGTTCCAAGTACAGTGCTGAACTGAAACGATGGGCACCGCACGCGAATTTGGGTGCGATGATCGCGCAGCTCAATAAACTCCCAGCGCCTGCCTTGCTCGTTGCCGATTACATTAATCCGAATATGGCGGATCGCTTGCGAGAGGCTGGCGCTCAGTTCATCGATGCCGCGGGTAATGCTTATCTAAAAACGCCAACGCTGCATATTTATGTAAAAGGGAATCGACCGTCATCAGATTTCCAGCTTTCGAAAAAGACATCCCGGGCTTTCAGTGCGACTGGGCTGAAGCTTGTTTTCAGTCTTTTACTGGAACCACAGTTAGCCAGTGAGTCCTATCGCAAAATCGCCGATGCGGCTGATGTCTCTCTGGGAACCATTGGCTGGGTATTGGGCGATTTGAAAGAGCAGGGGTACCTGGTCGACAAGGGTAAGAACAAGAACCGGAAGCTGCGCCGAACCCACGAACTGTTTGACCGATGGGTGAGCGCCTATCCTGAAGCACTGTCTCCCCAACTTGATATCGGCGTGTTCGAATCAAAC includes the following:
- a CDS encoding type IV toxin-antitoxin system AbiEi family antitoxin, yielding MANGLLQRVIAPGYFVHFLWLFIINEQCYFVNIDDRGMLMDNSKMDVELLNQALEAFENETGHELRFLSKNARPSVDATLVLEPQGSKYSAELKRWAPHANLGAMIAQLNKLPAPALLVADYINPNMADRLREAGAQFIDAAGNAYLKTPTLHIYVKGNRPSSDFQLSKKTSRAFSATGLKLVFSLLLEPQLASESYRKIADAADVSLGTIGWVLGDLKEQGYLVDKGKNKNRKLRRTHELFDRWVSAYPEALSPQLDIGVFESNEQAPWKSIKLSALEGCWSGEVGASILDRYLSPSTSLIYLPKDRLKDLVIQHRLKRAPDQNRNAAGRIKVREKFWTDKFIVGGSGSGEAAPDILVYADLIASGDPRNLEAAERLYGRIENRLKFD
- a CDS encoding crotonase/enoyl-CoA hydratase family protein, whose product is MNSNAVTIEGQGPVCTIVLHRPECRNAVDGPTANQLRQAFESFEANDAWHVAVLWGAGGTFCAGADLAAMGDPQRRNEIEPEGTGPGPMGPTRMRFSKPVIAAVSGHAVAGGLELALMCDLRVAERSAVFGVFCRRWGVPLIDGGTVRLPRLIGHSRAMDMILTGRPVDADEAQQMGLANRVVADGTSREAAETLARDIARFPQRCLNVDRASACAQWDLSLAEALQLEGAGGYPVVFEEALAGAERFAGGAGRHGRFEET
- a CDS encoding LysR substrate-binding domain-containing protein, with the translated sequence MRRKVPSTTVLMGFEAAARHVSFTEAAQELSLTQSAICRQIASLEEFLGVKLFRRGRQGVRLTDAGYNYHRLVAQRLNEIERDTLSVMGNHGTENALELAVVPTFGTRWLIPRLRRFKTLYPNITVNMTNKTRPFLFSDTPFDAAIYFGDGNWSGTRTTLFMHERPVPVCSPDLIAPKKALAYDEILSYPLLQQTTRPYAWREWFRSLDMRVERDMSGQRYELFTMLAEAASHGMGIALIPPFLIERELASGQLVVPVSHSFQSRGGYYFALPDHRKDDEIVNLFREWVLSEGELENLA
- a CDS encoding LysR family transcriptional regulator; amino-acid sequence: MKIDFFITLQKVIETGSFAMAAREVHVTPSAVSMQIKSLEKYFGQALFHRTGQNVQPTLFALELSTNMAPVVKYLVNLKNGNASFLEGSIKLGIVGLMQPIVLPGLFMKLRERGHKITINCIPGRSQKLIESVKTGELDGAVVAEPEMARRKQLEWNLIRDEPFYLITPEAVIYDGDPSTLAELPWVGYDRASMLGKLSRKIADEYFQAPAPAIELQSLQAVTAMVSSGFGAAVVIVPDGDMDALAGVNVFPLDDAAPTIRFSLVTRKVESRNVMLEEVRRCILPATK
- a CDS encoding zinc-dependent alcohol dehydrogenase family protein yields the protein MKSMVLNAPGGLDRIELAESNDPGTPGPGEIRVAIKASSLNFHDLLVAQGNIPADDRRVLMSDGAGVVEDVGEGVTEFRVGDHVVSGFFPQWPDGAPNPQVGNFAGTPGDGIDGFASTHVVRAATAFTHAPEGWSHAEAATITTAGLTAWRALVVDGQLKAGDTVLTLGTGGVSIAALQIAKAMGARVISTSSSDDKLARVRELGADEVINYRDEPEWGRKVLELTCGRGVDHIVEVGGPGTLAQSFQAIRVGGHISLIGVLTGRQGDIPTGLLMAKQARLQGLIVGSRRDQQDYVTALNQTGIRPVIDRTFPFAELADAFRHQESGSHFGKIAVEW
- a CDS encoding ParD-like family protein; the protein is MGIVKISEQMHENLRVASGALCRSINAQAEHWMRVGMLAELYPELTHHDISRMLVRAERAGGLDMASLLGSDTDSSQPEPIAAAGGQS
- the map gene encoding type I methionyl aminopeptidase; this translates as MTSNIKIHSPEDIEKSRAAAQLAAEVLAMITPYVQPGVTTDELDRICHDHIVNVQKAIPGNIGYHGFPKTVCASVNHVVCHGIPSDKRLKKGDIVNIDIAVVKDGWYGDTSRMYFVGEPKPHVRRLVDVTYEAMCAGIRTVRPGATLGDIGHAIQTVAEDAGFSIVREYCGHGVGQVYHDEPQILHYGTPGKGLALKPGMIFTIEPMVNLGRRHVRTLRDDWTVVTRDRSLSAQWEHMVAVTETGFDVLSQWPDNPDQSLIAA
- a CDS encoding MFS transporter is translated as MTTEATPAPDHPVAPNALRNLVVVSLCLTAAILANTMLVLAVPFKAIELGVGPSLVGVIISAPYVLPMLLAIPMGGLVSRIGCQKMIIAGALGMAAGPGVTLLLPSVPSLFATQAIVGLANMVLIISAQTVVSSLASGKRLEQFFGWYTTCLSGGQLLGPILSGFLIDHFSVNASLTAIVFVPLISAVGALFFSREVRRSGKAARSKARYRDQWRLLRSNPGMQTSIMLTVTALFVLSIHSSFLPVYLESLSLAASSIGLLLSIRAISSMAVRLAMSRIIDLCGGRNRAILICIVLITGSLTVTGLAGEHYALLVVLAMIIGVAGGISQPLSMVILSESVQPEQRPASMATRLMGNRGAQMLGPVLIGFLADVANFTVAFAAVGSVLLVVFMVWVVRSGVFSQRAAAQ